A stretch of the Cheilinus undulatus linkage group 11, ASM1832078v1, whole genome shotgun sequence genome encodes the following:
- the kdm5c gene encoding lysine-specific demethylase 5C isoform X2 has protein sequence MEVEEFVPPPECPVFEPTWEEFLDPLGYIAKIRPIAEKSGICKIRPPQDWQPPFSVELDTFRFTPRIQRLNELEAETRVKLNYLDRIARFWEIQSSSLKIPHIERRILDLFSLSKIVTDEGGFEMVCKERRWARVAQRLGYPPGKNIGSLLRSHYERIVYPFEMFQSGASMPPCKPKHYDGEDVDKEYKPHSIPLRQSVQPSKMSSYGRRANRCQPDGPEDLAPHPLTTGSQPISAPEPTEEDIEKNPELKKLQIYGAGPKMMGLGLVARDKGLRKKDELPQTVTVKETASPAPAETTVKAEPVDTSEKKSDGSTSNPESPPPSLVVKTEVKKEEPEEENGKEKYEEDEKEGPFTKMTMRLRRNINNPQCVDSFVCRMCGRGDDDEKLLLCDGCDDNYHSYCLLPPLTDTPKGNWRCPKCVAEECKKPSEAFGFEQATREYTLQSFGEMADAFKADYFNMPVHMVPTELVEREFWRLVSSIEEDVTVEYGADIHSKEFGSGFPMNNGKRKLTKEEEEYARSGWNLNVMPVLEQSLLCHINGDISGMKVPWLYVGMVFSAFCWHIEDHWSYSINYLHWGEPKTWYGVPSVAAERLEEVMKKLTPELFECQPDLLHQLVTIMNPNILMAHGVPVVRTNQCAGEFVITFPRAYHSGFNQGYNFAEAVNFCTADWLPAGRSCIEHYRRLRRYCVFSHEELTCKMAASPEKLDLNLAAATHREMFSIVQEERKLRKSLMERGITEAEREAFELLPDDERQCDKCKTTCFLSALACLNCPERLVCLYHTQDLCNCPTEKLYLRYRYTLDELLAMLHRLKVRSESFDSWANRVKEALEQEEGNKIGIDDLEMLKKEAAEKKFPDNELLRKLNTVLKDIERCQQTSSELLSNSKTSENKMTLAELKSLVETMQNLPCVVDQLDGVQAVLQTVEEFQSRAQALVSDRDWRRESPPPEQLQTLLEQGAKLPVLVPECNLLQGLKEQGRWLEEVRRTLGTVGGERQEVTLEVLRNLMEAGCNVPQSVSVETAMAELQELLTIAERWEEKAQICLEQRQKHPLSTLEAIVNEAQLIPVKLPNILALQGCLTRARAWVTDLEEIQNGEHYPCLDDLEGLVAIGRDLPVFMQELRQLELQVASAHSWREKATKTFLKKSSPHSLLEVLCPCAKRRGRRDETQQLDDPSDDSDTNTLGLSAQDLRDPAAIVMAFKEGEHQEKEALLRLQKSNMCKSGLKTSMYNEDKENGRWDDTMETDSSSRSENSVKENGSSNHSCSTPPQSVCVCGGQPRAPQLRCHLCKDWFHGGCVPFPSLLPSSGPPVNNLCWWDWDTRFLCPQCQRSRRPRLETILALLVALQRLPVRLPEGEALQCLTERAINWQGRAKEALETPELQQALERLQELKETLRCDTEKEEESEQGTEGSSVIVLSDSDGAEGEEGVIDLTEDSPKKKTKETNGTQAGCKNGHSKKSNVTGVGSLLPLLPQLKGQVVELSAATRVKLEELQLEGDLLEVSLDQTLLIHRVLQAATVPPRETLHTLIQIELEEQRRTGRGRPKDSKRKRKGHRSGNGEGSEGRSLDASESKKTCPLSRGPYPHLPVQTHPEIL, from the exons GACTGGCAACCCCCATTTTCAGTGGAGCTGGATACTTTCCGCTTCACACCTCGTATCCAGAGGCTCAATGAGTTGGAG GCTGAGACCAGGGTGAAGCTGAATTATTTGGACCGCATTGCCAGGTTTTGGGAGATCCAGTCTTCTTCCTTGAAAATTCCTCATATTGAACGACGCATCCTTGATCTTTTCAGCCTGTCTAAG ATTGTGACAGATGAAGGAGGTTTTGAGATGGTTTGTAAGGAACGGCGCTGGGCTCGTGTGGCCCAGAGGCTGGGCTACCCTCCAGGCAAGAACATTGGCTCTCTGCTGCGCTCGCACTACGAGAGGATCGTCTACCCCTTTGAAATGTTCCAGTCTGGTGCCAGCATGCCg CCATGCAAGCCAAAGCACTATGACGGCGAGGATGTGGATAAAGAGTACAAGCCACACTCCATCCCTCTGCGACAGTCTGTGCAGCCTTCAAAAATGAGCAGTTACGGACGCAGAGCGAACCGCTGCCAGCCTGAT GGTCCAGAGGATCTGGCCCCCCATCCTCTCACCACTGGCTCTCAACCCATCTCTGCG CCTGAGCCCACTGAGGAAGACATAGAGAAAAACCCAGAACTGAAGAAGCTGCAGATCTATGGTGCAGGGCCGAAGATGATGGGGCTAGGACTGGTGGCCAGGGACAAAGGCCTCAGGAAGAAAG ATGAGCTTCCTCAAACAGTTACAGTCAAAGAGACCGCATCTCCTGCTCCTGCTGAAACCACTGTCAAAGCAGAGCCGGTGGACACCTCAGAAAAGAAGAGTGATGGAAGCACATCTAATCCTGAGTCGCCTCCTCCGAGCCTGGTTGTCAAGACAGAGGTGAAGAAGGAAGAGCCCGAGGAAGAGAATGGGAAAGAGAAGTATGAGGAGGATGAAAAGGAAGGACCTTTTACCAAAATGACCATGAGGCTCAGACGCAACATCAACAACCCTCAGTGT GTGGATTCTTTTGTGTGTCGGATGTGCGGCCGGGGAGATGATGATGAGAAACTCTTGCTATGTGATGGCTGTGATGATAACTACCACTCCTACTGTCTGCTCCCACCACTCACTGATACTCCCAAAGGCAACTGGCGATGTCCGAAGTGTGTGGCAGAG GAGTGCAAGAAGCCCTCTGAAGCCTTTGGTTTTGAGCAGGCCACACGAGAGTACACCCTGCAGAGTTTTGGGGAAATGGCGGACGCCTTCAAAGCAGATTACTTCAACATGCCTGTTCAT ATGGTTCCCACTGAGCTCGTGGAGAGAGAGTTCTGGAGGCTAGTGAGTAGTATCGAGGAAGACGTGACCGTCGAGTACGGAGCCGACATACACTCCAAAGAGTTTGGCAGTGGCTTCCCCATGAACAATGGCAAGAGGAAGCTTACAAAGGAAGAGGAG GAATACGCTCGCAGTGGCTGGAACTTGAACGTGATGCCCGTGTTGGAGCAGTCCCTGCTGTGCCACATTAATGGAGACATTTCTGGGATGAAGGTGCCATGGCTGTATGTAGGCATGGTGTTCTCAGCTTTCTGCTGGCACATTGAGGATCACTGGAGCTATTCCATCAACTACCTCCACTG GGGAGAACCGAAGACTTGGTATGGAGTTCCCTCTGTGGCAGCCGAGCGTCTTGAGGAGGTGATGAAGAAACTGACACCGGAGCTGTTTGAGTGTCAACCTGACCTGCTGCACCAGCTGGTCACCATCATGAATCCAAATATCCTCATGGCTCATGGTGTACCG GTTGTACGAACCAACCAGTGTGCTGGTGAGTTCGTCATCACCTTCCCCAGAGCTTACCACAGTGGTTTCAATCAGGGATATAACTTTGCCGAAGCTGTTAACTTCTGCACTGCAGATTGG CTTCCTGCCGGGCGTTCCTGCATTGAACACTACCGACGTCTAAGGAGGTATTGTGTCTTCTCCCATGAGGAACTCACATGTAAAATGGCCGCCAGCCCAGAGAAACTGGACCTCAACTTGGCGGCAGCTACACACCGGGAAATGTTCAGCATCGTTCAGGAGGAGAGGAAGCTGCGGAAGAGTCTGATGGAGAGG gGCATTACTGAAGCAGAGCGTGAGGCCTTTGAGCTGCTGCCTGATGATGAGAGACAGTGTGACAAATGTAAGACGACAtgcttcctctctgctctggcgTGCTTAAACTGTCCCGAGCGACTTGTGTGTCTCTATCACACTCAGGATCTGTGCAACTGCCCCACTGAAAAACTCTACCTCAG GTATAGATATACCCTGGACGAGTTGTTAGCCATGTTACACCGACTGAAGGTTCGGTCTGAGTCCTTTGACTCCTGGGCTAACAGAGTTAAAGAGGCCCTTGAGCAGGAAGAAGGAAACAAAATTG GAATTGATGACTTGGAGATGCTGaagaaggaagcagcagagaagaagTTTCCTGATAATGAGCTCCTGCGAAAACTCAACACTGTTCTTAAAGACATAGAGCGATGTCAGCAGACAAGTTCTGAACTCCTCAGTAATTCAAAGACCAG TGAAAATAAGATGACACTGGCAGAGCTGAAATCGTTGGTGGAGACGATGCAGAACCTGCCCTGTGTGGTTGACCAACTGGATGGAGTGCAG GCCGTTCTGCAAACTGTGGAGGAATTCCAAAGTCGAGCTCAAGCACTGGTCAGTGACAGGGACTGGAGGAGGGAGTCTCCACCTCCTGAGCAGCTGCAGACTTTATTGGAACAGGGGGCCAAGCTGCCTGTCCTGGTGCCAGAGTGCAATTTACTCCAAGGCCTGAAGGAGCAGGGCCGTTggctggaggaggtgaggcGAACCCTGGGTACCGTAGGAGGGGAGAGGCAGGAGGTGACACTGGAGGTGCTGAGGAACCTGATGGAAGCAGGCTGCAACGTACCCCAGAGTGTTTCCGTGGAGACGGCCATGGCAGAGCTGCAGGAGCTGCTCACGATCGCAGAACGATGGGAGGAGAAAGCACAGATCTGCCTGGAACAAAG GCAAAAGCATCCTCTCTCAACGCTGGAGGCGATAGTAAATGAGGCCCAGCTGATTCCAGTCAAGCTGCCCAACATTCTGGCTCTGCAGGGCTGTCTGACTCGAGCACGGGCATGGGTAACCGACCTAGAGGAAATTCAG aacgGGGAGCATTACCCATGTCTGGATGACCTCGAGGGCCTGGTGGCTATTGGACGAGACTTACCCGTCTTCATGCAAGAGCTCAGACAGCTGGAGCTGCAGGTAGCCAGCGCTCACTCCTGGAGAGAAAAGGCCACCAAGACTTTTCTGAAGAAGAGCAGTCCACACAGTCTGCTCGAG GTATTATGTCCATGTGCAAAAAGGAGAGGGAGGCGGGATGAGACACAGCAGTTGGACGATCCTTCAGATGATTCCGATACCAACACTTTGGGCCTCTCTGCTCAGGACCTGAGAGACCCTGCAGCTATT GTGATGGCGTTCAAAGAAGGAGAGCACCAGGAGAAAGAGGCACTACTGAGGTTACAGAAATCCAACATGTGTAAATCTGGACTAAAAACTTCAATGTACAACGAGGACAAGGAGAACGGGAGGTGGGACGACACCATGGAAACAGACTCATCCAGCCGCTCAGAGAACTCTGTAAAAGAGAACGGCAGCagtaaccacagctgctccaccCCTCCTcagtcagtgtgtgtttgtggaggtCAGCCTCGTGCTCCTCAGCTGCGCTGCCATCTGTGTAAGGACTGGTTCCATGGCGGCTGCGTTCCTTTCCCCTCCCTGCTCCCCTCATCTGGACCACCAGTAAACAACCTCTGCTGGTGGGACTGGGACACGCGTTTCTTATGTCCACAATGCCAGCGGTCACGACGTCCACGCCTGGAGACCATCCTGGCGTTACTGGTGGCTCTGCAGAGGCTGCCAGTGCGACTGCCTGAAGGAGAAGCGCTGCAGTGTCTCACAGAGAGAGCCATCAACTGGCAGGGCCGAGCCAAGGAGGCTCTGGAGACACCAGAGCTGCAGCAGGCACTCGAGAGGCTGCAAGAACTCAAGGAAACTCTCCGCTGTGACAcggagaaagaggaagaatcGGAACAGGGGACAGAAGGGAGCTCAGTGATTGTTTTATCAGATTCTGATGGCGcagaaggagaggaaggagtCATTGATCTGACAGAGGACTCGCCTAAAAAGAAGACCAAGGAAACTAACGGCACTCAG GCTGGGTGTAAAAATGGCCACAGCAAGAAGTCAAATGTTACAG GTGTGGGGTCTCTGCTGCCTCTGCTGCCACAGCTGAAAGGCCAGGTCGTGGAACTTTCAGCAGCGACCAGGGTCAAACTGGAGGAGCTACAGCTAGAAGGAGACCTACTGGAGGTGTCCCTGGACCAGACACTCCTCATCCACAGAGTCCTTCAGGCTGCTACTGTTCCCCCCAGAGAAACTTTGCACACACTCATTCAG ATTGAGCTCGAGGAGCAGAGGCGAACCGGCCGAGGACGACCCAAGGACTCCAAAAGGAAGCGAAAGGGCCACAGGAGTGGCAATGGGGAAGGGTCAGAAGGAAGGTCACTGGATGCTTCTGAGTCAAAGAAAACCTGTCCACTCAGCCGCGGCCCCTACCCTCACCTACCTGTCCAGACCCATCCAGAG ATTTTGTGA